A DNA window from Mesorhizobium sp. C432A contains the following coding sequences:
- a CDS encoding undecaprenyl-diphosphate phosphatase: MDSHTIVEALLLGLLEGLTEFIPVSSTGHILLAGHFLGFHSTGKAFEILIQLGAILAILSVYFRRLWQMLLDLPHDRLTRHFVLGILIAFLPAAIIGALAHDFIKTVLFESPRLICIMLIVGGVVLLVVDRMKLQPVYRDVERFPTRLYLQIGLFQCLSLIPGTSRSGSTIVGALLLGVDKRAAAEFSFFLAIPTMVGAFAFDLFKNRNVLSSADLPIIAIGFIAAFVTALIVVRFLLDYVSRNGYSLFGWWRLVVGTVGLVALMIWG, from the coding sequence ATGGATAGCCATACCATTGTCGAAGCCCTGCTGCTCGGCCTGCTGGAGGGGCTGACCGAGTTCATCCCGGTCTCCTCGACCGGCCATATCCTGCTCGCCGGCCATTTCCTCGGCTTCCATTCCACCGGCAAGGCTTTTGAGATCCTGATCCAGCTGGGCGCCATCCTGGCGATCCTCAGCGTCTATTTCCGCCGCCTGTGGCAGATGCTGCTCGACCTGCCGCATGACCGGCTGACGCGGCATTTCGTCCTCGGCATCCTGATTGCCTTCCTGCCGGCCGCCATCATCGGCGCGCTGGCGCATGATTTCATCAAGACGGTGCTGTTCGAATCGCCAAGGCTGATCTGCATCATGCTGATCGTCGGCGGCGTCGTGCTGCTGGTCGTCGACCGCATGAAGCTGCAGCCGGTCTACCGCGACGTCGAGCGCTTCCCGACAAGGCTTTACCTGCAGATCGGCCTGTTCCAGTGCCTGTCGCTGATCCCCGGGACGTCGCGCTCCGGCTCGACCATCGTCGGCGCGCTGCTGCTGGGCGTCGACAAGCGCGCGGCGGCGGAATTCTCCTTCTTCCTCGCCATCCCGACCATGGTCGGCGCCTTCGCCTTCGACCTGTTCAAGAACCGCAACGTGCTGAGCAGCGCCGACCTGCCGATCATCGCCATCGGCTTCATCGCCGCCTTCGTTACCGCGCTGATCGTCGTGCGCTTCCTGCTCGATTACGTCTCGCGCAACGGCTACTCGCTCTTCGGCTGGTGGCGCCTGGTGGTGGGCACTGTGGGGTTGGTGGCGCTGATGATCTGGGGGTGA
- a CDS encoding glutathione S-transferase family protein, with protein MLTLFHHPMFATCRFVRLAFGEYGEELALIEEKPWTRRKEFLALNPAGTLPILLAEGDVPIVGAMVIAEYLDETRGVLKRDKRLFAEDPMQRAEIRRLTDWYLNKAESEVTRHLVRERVLKPVMPETAGGGSPDSAAIRAARANIRQHMKYTNWLAGTRHWLAGSKVTYADLAAAATLSVLDYLGEIDWREHAAAREWYTRVKSRPSFRPLLSDRVRGLSPVSHYADLDF; from the coding sequence ATGCTGACGCTTTTCCATCACCCGATGTTCGCCACCTGCCGCTTCGTGCGCCTCGCCTTCGGCGAATATGGCGAGGAGCTGGCGCTGATCGAGGAAAAACCGTGGACGCGGCGCAAGGAGTTTTTGGCGCTGAACCCGGCCGGCACCTTGCCTATCCTGCTGGCCGAAGGCGACGTGCCGATCGTCGGCGCCATGGTGATCGCTGAATATCTCGACGAAACACGTGGTGTCCTGAAGCGCGACAAGCGCCTGTTTGCGGAAGACCCGATGCAGCGCGCCGAAATCCGCCGCCTGACCGACTGGTATCTCAACAAGGCCGAGAGCGAAGTGACCCGGCATCTGGTGCGCGAGCGCGTGCTGAAGCCGGTGATGCCGGAAACGGCGGGCGGCGGTTCCCCCGATTCGGCGGCGATCCGCGCAGCGCGCGCCAACATTCGCCAGCACATGAAGTACACCAACTGGCTGGCCGGCACCCGTCATTGGCTGGCCGGCAGCAAGGTCACCTATGCCGACCTGGCGGCAGCGGCGACGCTGTCGGTGCTGGATTATCTCGGCGAGATCGATTGGCGCGAGCATGCCGCGGCGCGCGAATGGTACACGCGGGTGAAATCGCGGCCGTCGTTCCGGCCGCTGCTCTCCGACCGGGTGCGCGGCCTGTCGCCGGTGTCGCATTATGCGGACCTCGACTTCTAG